The following are encoded together in the Corticium candelabrum chromosome 1, ooCorCand1.1, whole genome shotgun sequence genome:
- the LOC134188855 gene encoding collagen triple helix repeat-containing protein 1-like produces the protein MNGEKGLVGDAGAQGIKGEEGRKGEKGIKGERGLVGDVGSKGNAGKIGPQGPQGPRGIKGETGRKGEKGEAMTLNWKQCVWNRYDHKDSSLIQNCNFRKLDSNSALHVAYAGNLRVKCSSGECCSRWYFTFNGNECSGPMTIEGVVYGNPANDNPLRHRQIEGYCENIPAGQVTIGFNIGYCNKFTSTTYNGYTGWISVSRIMIAKVPPSQK, from the exons ATGAACGGAGAGAaaggattagttggagatgcTGGTGCACAAGGAAtaaaaggagaagaaggaaggaaaggagagaaaggaataaagggagagagaggattagttggagatgtcGGCAGTAAAGGTAATGCTGGGAAGATAGGTCCACAAGGTCCACAAGGTCCACGAGGGATAAAAGGAGAaacaggaaggaaaggagagaaaggagaagctatgacactcaactggaaacagtgtgtgtggaatAGATATGATCATAAGGACAGCAGTCTGATTCAG aactgtaattttaggaaacttgacagcaattcagctctacatgttgcatatgcaggaaatCTCAGGGTTAAATGCTCCAGTGGTGAGtgctgttctcgatggtattttacattcaatggtaacgagtgcagtggacctatgacTATTGAGGGAGTTGTGTATGGTAATCCAGCTAATGATAATCCTCTccgtcacagacagattgagggatactgtgagaacattccagcaggtcaagtcacaattggattcaacattgGATACTGTAACAAATTTACATCAACAACGTATAATGGCTATACAGGATGGATATCAGtatctcgcattatgattgcaaaagttcctccatcacaaaagtga
- the LOC134185277 gene encoding RNA N6-adenosine-methyltransferase mettl16-like — protein MHHRNIYRNKEKADFTRLAQSYPPLSQHLTDTSSIDFRDNKAVLTLTQAFLHRDFNLTLSMPPHDTLIPTVPQKLNYILWIEDLLKLVRGRGHTIKGIDIGTGASCIYALIGAKRNGWEFVATEIDGVSKEFADRNVQDNKLGHLIDVRLVGPNDILCAVVDDESEFDFCMCNPPFYWSEDEAQGQGKNRTERRRKGPTMCRGTTTEMVTEGGEVDFVRSIVSDSKKLKTRIRWYTSMLGKKSSVEPLVRELKSQGVSVRTTTFVQGKTHRWAIAWTFHELLDCPVETGTTKKRPARSPLSFCVRAERLSIEDVAQQLISILTELQISTTPATPNRDSDGNITFTCTAHSNTWIHTRRKRRALTRSHSNNTTNDQQTPSPRQERSAIHCTLQCHVTIKLADSPTTKRHTNDTSTRISVEIESTDEDKRDLMNQLLVYLKNRLTTLANKTCCYERK, from the exons ATGCATCATCGGAATATTTACCGAAACAAAGAGAAGGCAGACTTCACTCGTTTAGCACAGAGCTACCCTCCACTGTCTCAACACCTGACCGACACTTCCTCAATCGATTTCCGAGACAACAAAGCCGTCCTGACCCTCACACAAGCTTTTCTTCACAGAGACTTCAATCTGACTCTCAGCATGCCGCCACATGACACTCTCATCCCGACTGTACCACAGAAACTCAATTACATCTTGTGGATAGAGGATCTACTGAAATTAGTGCGGGGGCGTGGTCATACTATCAAAGGCATTGATATTGGAACTGGAGCCTCTTGTATTTACGCTCTTATTGGTGCGAAGAGAAATGGATGGGAATTTGTGGCTACTGAGATTGATGGAGTGTCGAAGGAGTTTGCAGATCGTAATGTGCAGGACAATAAACTTGGTCATCTGATTGACGTCCGACTTGTTGGACCAAATGACATTTTATGTGCAGTTGTTGACGACGAGTCGGAGTTTGATTTCTGCATGTGTAACCCTCCGTTCTATTGGTCTGAAGACGAGGCACAAGGACAAGGAAAAAATAGAACAGAGAGACGACGGAAGGGGCCGACTATGTGCAGAGGGACGACAACAGAGATGGTGACAGAAGGGGGAGAAGTGGATTTTGTACGATCGATTGTTAGTGATAGCAAGAAGCTGAAAACAAGAATAAG ATGGTATACATCGATGCTAGGAAAGAAGTCAAGTGTTGAACCTCTTGTTCGAGAACTCAAGTCTCAG GGTGTCAGTGTGAGGACAACTACATTTGTTCAAGGCAAAACACATCGATGGGCTATTGCATGGACATTCCACGAGTTGCTAGACTGTCCG GTGGAAACTGGAACGACGAAGAAGCGTCCAGCACGAAGTCCGTTGTCGTTCTGTGTTCGTGCAGAACGTTTGAGTATTGAGGATGTTGCtcaacagttgatatcaattttgacAGAATTGCAG ATTTCAACCACACCAGCCACTCCAAACAGAGACAGTGACGGCAACATCACATTTACTTGCACGGCCCACAGCAACACATGGATTCACACAAGACGAAAACGAAGAGCACTAACAAGATCACactcaaacaacacaacaaacgatCAACAAACTCCATCACCTCGTCAAGAACGATCAGCAATACATTGCACATTAcagtgtcacgtgaccataaaATTGGCCGACAGTCCGACCACAAAACGCCACACCAACGATACAAGTACACGTATCTCTGTTGAAATCGAATCAACAGACGAAGACAAGAGAGATCTAATGAACCAGCTTCTTGTCTATTTGAAAAATCGTCTAACCACATTGGCTAACAAAACGTGTTGCTATGAACGGAAGTAG
- the LOC134185287 gene encoding ribonuclease H2 subunit C-like produces MDAVVDGVSLERALSAPQPSVHLLPCAINTDGPCKVDQYFNTTFQANADSDKLTDFTASFRGRPLRGEDITLPHGFTAIILREDKKPLTDKQSRHFNVQHSFKTFRYWNLDKPTSGDDTIRKALDWLTLSVAVHSPVNSEDTDS; encoded by the exons ATGGATGCCGTGGTGGATGGCGTGAGTCTAGAGCGCGCGCTGTCAGCACCTCAGCCGTCAGTTCACCTTTTGCCTTGCGCCATCAATACTGACGGCCCGTGCAAAGTGGATCAGTACTTTAACACGACTTTTCAAGCAAATGCAGACAGCGACAAGCTCACAG ACTTTACTGCCTCGTTTCGCGGCCGACCACTTCGAGGCGAAGACATCACGTTGCCACACGGTTTCACAGCAATCATACTTAGAGAAGACAAGAAgccactaacagacaaacaa AGCCGACACTTCAATGTTCAACACTCATTTAAGACATTTCGTTATTGGAATTTAGACAAGCCAACGAGTGGTGATGATACGATCCGAAAGGCACTCGACTGGCTGACTCTATCTGTTGCA GTTCATTCTCCTGTCAACAGCGAGGACACTGACAGTTGA
- the LOC134193330 gene encoding uncharacterized protein LOC134193330: METHKQKGVRRGDDDAKPSKTRKKRRHSQRQKSRKVSDDSTQEAPNGAMKVRYEFSELPIGFRRYFPPEVRRARAEILSGHVTEGRTSSSSHSSIENDQPKVKQVTLTAAPCPCPERATNLRCVGACNDICSHQRDTETSDWPRRVVRGNVRAPKDASSTVRWKLSGDDKVVEHYKAERRKRYEDDFQMRKLSLTMKKAEEQTLAAKGSKQ; this comes from the exons ATGGAGACGCACAAACAAAAGGGCGTGCGTCGTGGCGACGACGACGCGAAGCCTTCGAAAACGAGGAAGAAACGACGTCACTCTCAGAGACAGAAGAGTAGGAAAGTAAGCGACGACAGCACACAAGAGGCCCCAAACGGTGCCATGAAGG TGCGCTATGAGTTTTCTGAACTACCAATAGGATTTCGACGTTATTTCCCGCCGGAGGTGAGGAGAGCGAGAGCAGAAATCTTGAGCGGTCACGTGACCGAGGGACGCACGAGTAGCAGCAGCCACAGTAGTATCGAAAACGATCAACCGAAAGTTAAACAGGTTACTCTCACTGCGGCGCCGTGTCCGTGTCCCGAAAGAGCGACGAACTTGCGCTGTGTTGGTGCATGTAATGACATCTGCTCTCATCagagagacacagagacaTCTGATTGGCCGAGACGAGTTGTCCGTGGTAACGTGCGAGCGCCAAAAGACGCAAGCAGTACAGTGAGATGGAAGTTGAGTGGTGATGATAAAGTGGTAGAACACTACAAGGCAGAGAGAAGGAAACGATATGAAGATGACTTCCAGATGAGGAAACTTAGTCTAACCATGAAAAAAGCAGAAGAACAAACTTTAGCTGCTAAGGGTAGTAAACAGTAG
- the LOC134180597 gene encoding NAD-dependent protein deacetylase sirtuin-3-like yields the protein MFSRRSFYTVLAMSKHEWLFTKANKPSDTKLPSLGHSISFHGQTASTRAKQVIKRPRATTAAACGVSRASVSTCRDGVSELSRRFSHMTIRETKTQAGRRFLNQQRMKSEEGLKKRQPDLQDIARMLKGGHYHHVIVMVGAGISTASGIPDFRTPGTGLYDNLKKYKIPYPTAIFELNFFLFNPKPFFCLAKELYPGRYKPNVIHYFLKLLDAKGMLLRAWTQNIDGLERLAGLPSKRLVEAHGTFSTASCTRCGKIQDATKVQSLIMEDKVPRCDCTKRGICKPGIVFFGEDLPLKFYSLQRRDFQACDLLLIMGTSLEVEPFAGLVNAVRYHVPRVLFNRDLVGPFSERRKRPSDVVCRGDLTESIYKLVDLLGWTEDLELVMKEAQASQAVESSIDTDKCNGFHSQQNEN from the exons ATGTTTTCTAGACGCTCATTTTATACTGTACTAGCAATGTCCAAGCACGAATGGCTTTTTACCAAAGCCAACAAACCTTCAGACACCAAGTTACCTTCTTTAGGCCACAGCATATCGTTCCACGGCCAAACAGCATCAACTCGTGCAAAGCAAGTCATCAAAAGGCCACGAGCGACGACGGCCGCTGCTTGTGGCGTTTCTAGAGCAAGTGTGAGTACGTGTAGAGACGGAGTGAGTGAATTAAGTAGAAGGTTCAGTCACATGACGATCAGAGAGACAAAAACGCAAGCGGGAAGGAGATTTTTGAACCAACAGAGAATGAAGAGTGAAGAAGGATTGAAGAAGAGACAGCCTGACTTGCAG GACATAGCACGAATGTTGAAAGGTGGTCACTACCATCATGTGATTGTAATGGTTGGTGCTGGTATCAGCACAGCCAGTGGCATACCAGATTTCCGGACACCGGGCACTGGTTTGTATGAcaatttgaagaaatacaagATCCCATACCCAACAGCCATCTTCGAACTCAATTTTTTCCTCTTTAATCCAAAGCCATTTTTCTGTCTGGCTAAGGAGCTGTATCCCGGACGGTACAAACCAAATGTTATTCACTACTTTCTTAAACTGCTGGATGCGAAGGGAATGCTGTTGAGAGCTTGGACACAGAATATTGATGGATTAGAGAGAT TGGCTGGCCTTCCATCTAAGAGGTTGGTTGAAGCACATGGCACGTTTTCTACAGCTTCATGCACACGTTGTGGGAAGATACAGGATGCGACTAAAGTCCAG AGTCTCATAATGGAAGACAAGGTACCACGCTGTGACTGCACAAAGCGA GGTATCTGCAAGCCAGGTATTGTATTCTTTGGTGAGGATTTGCCTCTCAAGTTTTACAGCCTTCAACGACGAGACTTTCAAGCGTGCGATTTACTTCTTATTATGGGCACGTCACTAGAG GTAGAGCCATTTGCTGGTCTTGTCAATGCAGTTCGATATCATGTTCCTCGTGTTCTTTTCAATCGTGACCTTGTTGGTCCATTCAGTGAACGTCGTAAACGTCCATCGGATGTCGTGTGTCGTGGAGACCTAACAGAGTCAATATACAAACTTGTAGACTTGCTTGGATGGACAGAAGACTTAGAATTAGTCATGAAGGAAGCACAAGCAAGTCAAGCTGTTGAGTCTTCAATAGATACTGACAAATGCAATGGCTTCCACTCACAACAGaatgaaaattaa
- the LOC134194856 gene encoding protein CbxX, plasmid-like, translating to MPSLRQEIESFAKRVVYAKARTARGIAVVPDPPPHMAFIGNPGTGKTTIARIMAEILHFLELTRSSKLTEVQRSDLIGQYVGQTEKVTRSVIEKSKGGVLFVDEAYRLTPRDSTKYYGQCAVEELMKEMEIHDPVMIFAGYPKEMKQFFDSNAGLYRRIPLVLNFPDYSREELGKILQSVLIQNQYHVDDDSSIEEAIGQLQDQQIACMNAGICQLIFQKARDSLINRLDPLDFMSADLNIFSKNDVITAARSLPTIPVGRL from the exons ATGCCAAGTCTACGACAAGAGATTGAATCTTTTGCAAAGCGGGTTGTCTATGCCAAAGCCAGAACCGCCAGGGGGATAGCAGTCGTGCCTGACCCGCCACCACACATGGCATTCATTGGAAATCCAGGAACAGGAAAGACCACTATAGCACGAATAATGGCCG AGATTCTGCATTTTCTTGAGTTAACGAGGTCGTCCAAGCTAACGGAGGTGCAGAGGTCAGACTTAATAGGTCAGTACGTAGGGCAAACGGAAAAAGTGACAAGATCAGTTATTGAAAAGAGCAAGGGTGGCGTTTTGTTTGTCGACGAAGCCTACAGACTAACTCCAAGAGACAGCACAAAATATTACGGACAGTGTGCTGTAGAAGAACTGATGAAAGAGATGGAGATTCACGATCCTGTCATGATCTTCGCCGGCTATCCTAAAGAGATGAAACAATTTTTTGATTCCAATGCAGGTCTTTACAGGCGTATTCCGTTGGTCCTAAACTTTCCCGACTACTCTAGGGAAGAGCTGGGAAAGATCTTGCAATCCGTACTGATCCAGAACCAATATCACGTCGATGACGACTCATCAATTGAAGAGGCAATCGGCCAGCTACAAGACCAACAGATTGCCTGCATGAATGCAGGCATATGCCAACTAATATTTCAAAAGGCCAGAGACAGTCTGATAAACAGATTGGACCCTCTTGATTTTATGTCGGCCGACCTAAACATTTTTTCAAAAAATGATGTCATAACTGCCGCCAGGTCATTGCCTACAATTCCTGTTGGACGTCTCTAG
- the LOC134193647 gene encoding uncharacterized protein LOC134193647, translating to MKKDLQAGTDPWLAILEFRNTSTEGLNTSPAQRLMNKKTRTLLPTIEQLLPEEMEEHHNIMERKKRQAKYYNMKARDLPELKTNDVVRIQPTGRDTVWKPAKIEKVLPNRSYLVITPGGTTYRRNRVQLRKTKEEFKPSAGMDDPPVEMIPQPSQKKQTSIATPVTKKTVPPQAQAKESGREQARENVTSTTQSGRTVTKPKYLRDYVCGK from the coding sequence ATGAAAAAAGATCTACAAGCGGGAACAGATCCATGGCTAGCTATTCTTGAGTTCAGAAACACGTCAACTGAAGGACTAAATACAAGTCCTGCACAAAGGTTAATGAACAAAAAAACAAGAACTCTGTTGCCCACAATAGAACAACTGTTACCAGAGGAAATGGAGGAACATCACAACATAATGGAACGGAAGAAAAGGCAAGCCAAATATTACAACATGAAAGCCAGAGACCTACCGGAGCTGAAAACAAATGATGTGGTTCGAATTCAACCAACTGGTAGAGACACAGTTTGGAAACCAGCCAAAATAGAAAAAGTGCTACCAAACAGATCATATTTGGTTATCACCCCTGGAGGAACTACCTATAGAAGAAACAGAGTGCAGCTACGAAAGACCAAGGAGGAATTCAAACCTTCAGCAGGTATGGATGACCCCCCAGTCGAGATGATACCACAGCCAAGTCAGAAGAAGCAAACATCTATCGCTACACCTGTTACAAAGAAGACAGTCCCACCACAAGCACAGGCGAAAGAATCAGGAAGAGAACAAGCAAGAGAGAATGTAACATCAACCACACAATCTGGCAGAACAGTAACAAAGCCAAAGTATCTAAGAGACTATGTATGCGGTAAATAG
- the LOC134193657 gene encoding uncharacterized protein K02A2.6-like: MVLKGITLVVPQAARKFALERIHSSHMGANACIRRAREALYWPGMTSHIRNHVQKCSICRDYDNKQQKEPLLAHEVPPRPWAKVGADLLKFRGRDYLIVTDYYSNFWEIDRLQATTSDDVIRKMKQHFSRYGILEVLISDNGTQFTSREFRSFTKQWEIQHETSSPHHHQSNGKAESSVKTAK, translated from the coding sequence ATGGTTTTGAAAGGAATTACACTAGTGGTGCCACAAGCAGCTCGAAAATTTGCTCTAGAACGAATACACAGTTCACACATGGGAGCAAATGCTTGCATTAGAAGAGCCAGAGAAGCACTTTATTGGCCGGGTATGACGAGCCATATTAGAAATCATGTACAGAAATGTTCCATATGTCGAGACTATgacaacaagcaacagaagGAACCTTTGTTAGCACACGAAGTACCTCCAAGACCATGGGCAAAAGTAGGAGCAGATCTACTCAAATTCAGGGGCCGTGATTATCTCATAGTCACTGACTACTACAGTAATTTCTGGGAGATTGACAGACTACAAGCAACAACTTCAGATGATGTCATCAGGAAAATGAAACAACACTTCTCTCGATATGGCATACTGGAAGTCCTCATTTCTGACAACGGTACACAATTCACATCAAGAGAATTTCGATCGTTCACGAAGCAGTGGGAGATACAGCATGAGACTAGTAGTCCACATCACCATCAATCCAATGGCAAAGCAGAAAGCAGTGTAAAGACAGCAAAATGA
- the LOC134176720 gene encoding uncharacterized protein LOC134176720 gives MSKSDVSTIGQWKQQRLLSFLASKIGSKNRLVRLAVLVVRFSTSAVGVLHAISLELDLGCTASILLHLTFYAGAQNSWQRRRRCCFWYAFTGVLEAELDAFRQWWNTHRIRKTKTGQCPGGIPEDIFALPQLTGTQDYLCPIDSEVFGEAYEQLASVEPSFYSQRFEDAAQSCLSVMGIRAANIASENCVMNGGLQLGQPSDSFKRLQSCNLLRFTKSNDECLRALATIKISRETELSSTRFSAGSFLATLDTSPGCLQSKIKNIKKTITESSNNRHLSHLTSLSVQGQAARFKDVEAEHFALSLKSLPDDLFKWAINGLQDTLPSATNLQLWKKISCNQCPLCHQPQSLCHVLNACPSLLDRGLYKQRHDNTLRLFVDFLKRHLSQQFSIVADLPESVYNFPVDITCTCLRPDIVVWNAVLKKAWMLELSVPFETVVEETKARKERRYAQLVKDANHQYKTELLHLLVGSRGLIFPETRRAVCMLCKPLQRDLDDLFQAVIHSTLKDSFRCWLARRDNIS, from the exons ATGTCCAAGTCTGATGTCTCGACTATCGGGCAGTGGAAGCAGCAAAGACTTTTGAGCTTTCTGGCGTCCAAGATCG GTAGTAAAAACAGATTAGTTCGGCTCGCCGTTCTTGTTGTGCGGTTTTCGACTAGTGCAGTTGGAGTATTACATGCTATTTCGTTAGAACTAGACTTAGGATGCACGGCTAGCATTCTGCTGCATTTGACCTTCTACGCGGGTGCCCAGAATTCTTGGCAGCGCAGACGAAG GTGTTGTTTTTGGTATGCATTCACTGGCGTTCTAGAAGCAGAACTGGACGCATTTCGTCAGTGGTGGAACACCCACAGAATAAGGAAGACGAAAACTGGGCAATGTCCTGGCGGCATTCCAGAGGATATCTTTGCTTTGCCTCAGCTAACCG GAACGCAGGACTACTTGTGCCCTATTGATTCTGAGGTGTTTGGCGAGGCTTATGAGCAACTGGCCTCTGTTGAGCCTAGCTTCTATAGTCAAAGGTTTGAAGACGCCGCTCAGAGTTGTCTTAGTGTGATGGGAATCAGAGCTGCAAACATAGCTTCAGAAAACTGTGTGATG AACGGCGGCCTCCAACTTGGCCAACCGTCAGATTCTTTCAAGAgactacagtcttgcaacctgcttcgatttactaaatcaaatgaCGAATGCTTGAGAGCCCTGGCAACTATAAAGAtttcaagagagactgagttgTCATCAACCAGATTTAGTGCCGGCAGTTTCTTGGCAACTCTTGATACTTCGCCTGGGTGCCTGcaatcaaaaataaagaacATCAAAAAGACGATTACGGAATCATCAAATAATCGTCATTTGTCACATCTTACCTCCCTGTCTGTACAAGGTCAAGCGGCTCGATTCAAGGACGTGGAAGCTGAGCACTTTGCCTTGTCCCTAAAATCTCTACCCGATGACTTGTTCAAATGGGCAATAAATGGGCTCCAGGACACCCTCCCATCAGCAACCAACttacagttgtggaagaaaattTCGTGCAATCAATGTCCTCTCTGTCACCAACCCCAATCGCTGTGCCACGTGCTAAATGCATGTCCCAGTCTACTTGATCGAGGTttgtacaaacagagacacgacaatacgctgagactatttgtggactttctaaaacgtcatcttagtcaacagttttccatagtagccgacctaccagaatcagtatacaattttcctgtcgatataacctgtacctgccttcgtccagacattgttgtttggaatgccgtcctcaaaaaggcctggatgcttgagctgtcggtcccattcgaaacagtcgtggaagaaacgaaggcccggaaagaacgccgctatgcccaacttgtcaaagatgctaaccatcagtataagacggagcttttgcatctcttggttgggtcgagaggattgatttttcctgaaactcgacgagcagtctgcatgttgtgcaagcctcttcaacgcgacttggacgatctgtttcaagctgtcattcattccaccctgaaagactcttttcgatgctggttggcaagaagagacaacatctcttaa